The Mauremys reevesii isolate NIE-2019 linkage group 3, ASM1616193v1, whole genome shotgun sequence genomic sequence tatgctatatccactggatccgcTTGgtacacatgcttgttgaccccctcaaagaactctagtagattggtgaggcatgatttccctttactaaaaccatgttgagtcttcctcaacaaattatgttcatctatatgtctgacaatattgttctttattatagtttcaaccagtttgcccggtattgaagtcaggcttacaggcctgtagtTAGTATGTTAGTGTGAAAATTGCTATTTTTGTTTAGTCAGCACTTCGACTGAATCCAAGTATGAAGCAGTGTATTGTCTTTAATACTACCCTGTGCATAAGTGTCACTGAATTTAAAAAGATAGTTTCTAGAGTATTTCAAAAGCTGATATGCATGCATAGGCAATTACATATTAAAACTTTCTATCAGGCAGAGTAGATGCTACATTTTTATGTACAATATCTTACAAATGGAGACGTATTACATTACGAATTAACAATGTAGTACAAACTATGGGCATGCACGTTACTGCTGCTGGTGCACAACCTTCATTGTGAGATTGATCTGATCACCAAATCTcaattgaaaatatagaaaactatTGTACTCACTTTTTTCAGATATTTTTACAATTAAGAATGTGATGTGAAAACAATTCATGTTGGTATACTGCAAAATGTTGTTCGTCTTTTTTGCTAACCACCATCATTTCTGGGGAAAAATAGTTGCTCATGCAAAACcaataaaaaaatcttttcataCATTGTTGTTGTTTGGTAACTGACCAATAAACACCACATTAAGGTGTTGAAATGAACTTAAACAGTAAAAACTGTAGTCATACTGCAGTGTTTCTAGAATTGTTCAAAAAATGACATTCTCAGTTTGGATACCATTGTTTCACCTTGCCTACAGGCTTATGGCACCACTTGACAGCTCCACGTCATACCTCATCTAAATGTAGATTaaaataagctttcaaatgatacATAATATTGGTGCGTGTGGGGTAAGTACTTAAAACTCCAAAAATGGCTCTCTTTTTGGAGAATTGCCACATGCCTATTGTGCATGCTGCAAATTTCTATTCATCCTGTATATAGGCTTATTTACACGGGAGGAGGGGAGTCATAGGGGAAGCAAAGAGGGATTCTTCTCATCAAACAGATTCTAAGATATCTGTTTGCATAACAAATACTGTGTAGGTTTGGCACACACTTCTGATTTGATACAACTTCAAACCTAATTCACATGAATTTCCAGTTAGTTGAAAACTGATTTTGAATTCTGCACTGGTACTTAGTATTTTATATACTGTAAGTGTGGCCAACTGCCCAGATACCTGTCAAGACTTTTTAATTTCAGTAGTCAGTAGACTTAGATGACCAAACACCTTTTAAAATGCCATACATACTATCTGAATACACTCCAGGTCAAATCCTCCTCCAAGTCTCATTGACATTGGAAAGATGCATTAGGCAGTAGTGCAAAGTCCACAAATTAGACAGATTAAATAAGCTTTTGAAATAGTCAGATGTGCTCTGGCAATATTTTAAATGACTTGTGGATTATGAAAATTTACTCTGTATCGGTTCATGAAAGAACAAAGATTCTCTGTATATCTGGATTCCCCAGGGTATAAATTGTCTGtctaaaggaatttttttttcatgacaCATACTACTTCTGATCTGGATAAAAGATTGCTGTATGTATTCTCTCCAATACCCTTACTTTGAAAAGTCATCCAGAATAGGTAGGACAAGGCTCTAGTTGAATGAACTCCCAATTGGACATGTTAGTTCTGGTACTTGGACTTCCAGCTTGGGTGCCTGGGTTCTTAACCTGGGGATCATCCATTGGTATCTGGCGGTTGGGTTCCCCTTGCCCAACCCAAACTGCTAAATGGAAGCAGAGTTCCAGAATGGGGGAGTTCTGCTATGGAAAAGTGGGTACCAGTATAGAAGAGATTGAGAGCCACTTCTCAGTGTTGGGAGCTAAACTAGATGCTCTAGTGATCTTTCGTCTGAGCAGCATAAAATCCCTAAAGCTGCCTGCGTGGATCATGCTACAATGGTGCCTTAACAAATCTGGGTTTGAATTGCTCTCTGGGAGGGCCACAAATTCTGCAAGTCACAAACATAATAAGATGctgtagcacagtggttctcaaacttttgtactggtgatccctttcacatagtaaGCCTCTGGGTGCGaccaccccttataaattaaaaagacatttgtatatatttaacaccattataaatactggaggcaaagcagggtttgaggtggagtcTGACAGCTCATGATTCCCCCCATATGAAATAACCTTGCGATCCCCTGAGGACTcccgacccctagtttgagaacctctggtgtaGCAAGCAATCTCTAGCGACTGTATTCCTGGTAATAGTGATATCTGCCAGGAGGGTCAATGAGATTCCAGTCCTGGTGGCTGACCATTTCTTATGGTTAAAgtgactgtttttgtttttttgtgggggttttttggttttgtttcacttACATTCCAAATTTCCTCATAAAGTTGTCCGACTTTAGTCTTAGTCAATCAATCAGCTGGACTGCATTTTCCCTTGACTGCTAGATTTGTGTAGCTTAGCCTCTCCTAGTAGTTTAGTTGTGGAAAAAGGGTCGTGTCCTCTGTAAGCAGGGCTAAAGTCTTACCTAAGTCTTCTAGATTTGTGGTCTATGGAGACAAGGGTAGAAGTAGATTCAGTGGATCAAGCTTTTGCATATAAAACTGTTATGAGCTTGTGGGACAGTTACACTCAAATTATACTTACTGGTAAGTAGCCTTTCTGTCTAGTAGTCAGTGTTTATATAGCAACTTTTATTTAAAGATCTGTAAAGCACTTGAAAAACATGACTCACAGTACCCCTGTTAGGAAGGTGACTATTACAGATGGCAAACAAGTTTCAAGTGGCTTGTTCAAGATTACAGAGCAAATCAGCCAGAGATGGGAATTAGTTGCAGAAATCCTGTGCTCTAACTTCTCTCTCGACTACACCTCTCAAAATTCAAGTGAAAGCAGAATGTTGAATAATGCAAAAGCTAGGATTCTAGATCTAGCATTTCTCAAGATAAGAGTTGTTTGATAACTTTTTAGTGGCCACAATGTGGCATGGAGTGGAAGATGAAGATGGTAACTGGAGTAATGTGGTTGATAAATTCTTGCCTTGTGAACTTTAACCCAAATGCCTTTAACCATTCTGATTCTGCTTTTCAGAGGTGCAAGGTCTTCTGCTGTCAGGTCTAGAAATGAAGATATTTAGAAATTACAAATGTCGTCATTTTTTGTCCCTTGCTGTTGCTGTGTTTTGTGCTGGCACTGGCCCAAGATGGATTATAGCGAGACTTGTGCCGGTGTAATTTTCAGTCCCTTGAGTGGATGAGCTAAAACCATAAGGAGATGCTAGTATATTGAGTTGTTTTCCGATGACTTCATTGTGTTTACTTCACAGGCTGATATAATTATTAAACTATGGAAAAATGGATTTACAGTAAATGACGGTGAACTCAGAAGCTACAAAGATGTTGCAAACCAGCAGTTCTTGGATTCAATTAAAAAAGGGCAAGTGAGCTTTGTCTACTGAGCCAGATTGTGTTAATGTACTTTGTACATTATACTTGAATGCTGCATGACCTTGTAACACAGTTGCTTTGCTTATACACTGCAACAGCTCTGTATGAATTTATACTGCTGTTGCCTAAACTGGGcattcagggtatgtctgcactgcagctggaaggTGTGATTGCCAGCAcaggtagacagactcatgctgGCTCAACTTGAGCTAGCACACtgcaaaatagcagtgtagacgctgTGGCACTGTTGGCAGCTCAGGTTAGTCACCTGAATCcaagcctgccctgctccctgggtCTGAGCCCAAGCCGCTGCCTGTACCAAAATCTACCCTGCTATCTTTAGCATGTTAGCTTAAGCTGAGCACAAGTTTatctacccatgctgggaatcacacctcccaattGCAGTGAAACCTAATCTAATGCCTGTTAAATTGACCTAGCTTATATTGCCCAGGGCTTTGAAAAATTGGGAACCATCTACagtacagtgctgcagcaccatagCTGTGCCACTATAGCTGCTGTAGCGTAGACATATCCTAACACTGCAAGAATTAATGTCCAGCCAATATAATAGCTTTTAGATGCTATGGTTACACACTCAGAAGTCCTGAAATAGACAAAAACAGAATCCATGCCGTGAAGATCTTACTCTAAAGGTACAATACAGAATAGAGGACAAGACCAAGTGCCTGCCAGTAGTTTGATTAActtgagtgtagaccaggcagtACTCGAGGTGTTTTCATTGTGGTTGTGGATACTCAGCCTGGTCAAGTTTGAGGCATGTTTGTGGGGGGGCATCTGTGGCCACTGCCCATTAATTTTTGTAAAACTTAAGGTCGGTCAGGGTTTCAGTCAAttaccttccccctcccctcccacacactaaTTCACTATTTAAGCAAAATCTAAATCAAGGTAAACATTTTTTTACAGCTATATGAATTTTAGCCATTGTCTTTTAAATTACAAATCTTCCTTTCCACATTGTTTCGGGTCTAATTCCGTGTTAGCAGCACTTCAAAAACGTTGTTTCATAAATTTGCTATAAAATCATTCTCCTCTGTGAATGCAGCATACAAGGATATGTGCTCCTATCCATAATCACGAGCAGCCTGTCATTAGCTGGGGAAGTACACAACTCTGAATCTATAAATACCCATATGCTGCTAGGGGaaggcgaggggggggggggggtagagtgGACAAGCTTATCTTCTAGTGAAATAATTACAAGCTGTGAGCTTTCAGATGGTCCCTGGAAGGTAGTTAAATGTGAATAAAATATTGTTAGCCAAACAGTGTTTAATTCACTAAAGATCATAGATATTAGTGATCCTCTATAGAAAATGCTAAAATACCTACCTTATTTTGCTTAGTCTGTAGTTATACCTGTTAATCAAATGGGTTTCCATACTATCTGTCTTAAAAAGGAATTCTGTGTCAAAGGTGGTCTTTATCCCATTACCAAAGAATTAACATGCTGTAATgtctagtacacctctaccccaatgtaatgcgacccgatataacacgaatttggatagaatgcagtaaagcagcgctcgggggggctgcacgctctggcggatcaaagcaagttcaatataatgtggtttcacctataaaacagtaagatttttttttttggctcctgaggacagcgttatatcgagatagaggtgtatTAACATTTCAcaatttttattaaagatactgGTGTTACATTTCGTAGTGTTTTGATACTTCATGATATATCTTTTTAAAACTGAACTATAGTTTACACAATACCCTTTGCTTTTTTCACTTCCTAGTTACTTCACAATTCAGTAATTTGCAATGGATGCGTATCTCATTAGTGTGATTTACAGATTATGCTGAGTATGTGTTAGTAAAATAGTTGCAGTATCACTAACTCCTTTTGTATGGATAAGCCAGCCACATGTTAGTCAGAGCTGTTTCAGTTTTTAGACCAAATATCATTACTGTCTTCTCTTCACATAGAGCCTTATTTTAATTTTGTccatattgggttttttttttaaaagggagttGCCATTTGAGTTACAAAAGACTTTTGATGATGAGCTGGATGTGAAGGTGGAAGATAAGAAAGACGAGGTATATGTATTAAAGAAGCCAATATTTCACCCCTTTTCTGGACAAGGTTACCGGTTAGGCAGGTGAGTGGTCTGATGGGATGTATACCTTCTGAGTGGGTTGAGGTAAGGGAATGATAACTCATATCTTCATCCTTTGTATGCTATCTATAGTAGTATTTTCTCCAATGATGCTATCCTGCCATACAAGGATTTAAATAGAAACACTGAATTTACTCTTTAAAGGAAACTATGCAAGACGCAGTCTATGAAGAAAAGGTGAATATGACATTCACTTAGAGGTTAGGACTACAAGGGGCAAGAATATCTCAACTAAATGAGCAAGTTCCTTGGTATTCAGCCATGTAATTTGTCCCAGTAAAATAGTGTTTAAAATTACTTCAGACCATAcattaaactgatttatttttctttttaatccccATCTCTTTAGTGCAGAAATTCTAATGATAGTTTTAAAACTAGACTGATCTTATAAACACTACAAATGGCATTGTGGTTTAGAGGATTGATCTTGAGGCTAGATGCCCCAGGAGCTTTTGAATGCTAAACCCAGAGATGCTACTTGAGTGCTGATCTGGGGACCTCTCTACCTtagtttctctatctgtaaaatagggatattgCTTACCATAGGGGGGACACTGTGCAGATCGTCAGCACAATCCTTTGATGAACGTAACTATGTATGTGCCTCTTATTTCCAATAACCAGTCTAAAAATATCCCAATTGATAGCTGCTCTTGTGATTCTAAGTGAATTAGTGAGAATTCTGTGCTCTAAAATACTgtaaataaagtaaatgtttttttGTAACCCTGATCGGGCCTGATTGTTAGCTAAGTCCTTGCCTCAGAGTCCATAATTAACACTTATTGTTAATTCGATTTGAAGTTATATCAATGCTCCAGATTTTTTCACACAAATTAAACTGCCTGTTAAAATGATGTCTGCAGATATGGAGGGAGAAATGGCAATGGCAAAACTTTGGCCGGATCTGGCCCATcggggctttggatccagcccacaggattgccacccctgtggtgCCATGGGCCCtgtgccactcctggaagcgctggcaccatgtccctgtggcccctgggggaggaggggcagagggctctgcgtactgccctcacctgtgggtacctcccccaaagctcccattggtcaggaacggggaaccgcagccaatgggagctttgggggaggtactcACAAGCGAGGGCAGCATGCTgagccctctgctcctcctcacccaggggctgcagggatgtggtgccagccgcttctgggggAGTGGTGCAAAGCTAGGGCAGGTAAGTGGCtccaggccagagcctgcaccctgaacccctcctgaatcccaaccccttgccctgagccccctcctgcactccacatcccctcctctgccccaaccccttgccctgaatCCCTTCCTGTAcaccgcactccctcccgcaccccagcaccctgccccagccctacattcatggccctgcatgcaatttctccAGCCAGatatggccctcgggccaaaaagtttgcccacccctgctattgCAAGTAGTGAGCCTGCCTTCCAACAGACAAACTAAAAACTGGAAACATGCTATTCTTTAATGTCTGTGTGTTCTGTTTACTAGTTTCATACAATGAAACATTTTACCACTTGCTCAGcatttttgttgttaaaatttgtaAGTTAAAAtgtcttggttttgtttttttcccgtTAGTCGAATCAATGATATATTGTAGCTTGTCTTGATAAAAGTAGTAAATATCATGCTAGTCTTGGAAACCTAGGCCATGCTTGGGGGTGAGTGGGTTGGGTGTCATGCACTTGCCTTCATAAATTAACACTGGCTATCCTATAGAATGTTATGATTCATTAAGGCAAGTATTCATTACTACTGAGAGAAAGGATGCTATTTTCACTGATCTAGGAAGGGACAGAATTCCTAAGGTGAATTGTAGGCTATTAATGCTGTAGTCCAGGATCTGCTCCAGTGTGACTTCAGCTGCACTATACAATTTAGGTCTGGTCTACGCtaaaaaagttaggttgacccatcTACGTCTTTCAaagatgtgaaaaattcacattcCTGAATAGTGCACTTAAGCTGACCTAACACCCAATGTAGACAGAGCTAGGTCgacgggagaacccctcccatcggcataggtagtgtctacactgaaacgCTACTGCACAGCTGtggtgtttcaagtgtagacaagcccttactctcCACACTTGCATTTttttgtagtttaccaagggaaTTGTAGAAAGAACCAAACGTATAACTGGACAGCCTCCTTAAACTTGTGACTGATATGCAGTGTGTGTTAAAGCTTCTTTTATTAATATCCAGCAATCCTAATAGACATGCTACCAACACTTCTGTTGGGATAATTCTTAGCCCCAACAATGGAAAATGTGGTAGAGCAAATATTATAGTCTTGACTTGGGCACATCTGCCGGTGACTTCCTCAGGTGGTTTCTATTGAAAGATGAGATGGCAGCATTGGAACCAGTCTGTTAcacttgtgtacacacacacacacacacacacacacacattcagctgAACtactatatatttttcttttgttatgcAAGAGGGCTCAATGAGACCTAGTTTTGCGTCCattaaaatactttattattttgtattgtcTGTAAGTTTGTATGCCACTGTTCCACTACTGTGTTTAATGGTTTTGTGATTTGTAATAGAAAAGCTTGGTTCTGAATCTTGGTAAGCTTAAGATGTAACTTTAAAATTATATCTCAGAAATACATTAACCAAAAAGACAGACTAAAATCTCTTGTGGCAAAAGTAGTGCGTCAGCTGTAACCTCACTAGGGTAAAACAATGTGTGTCATAAACCTTTTACCATTAGACTAGGCAAAGCACTAGAAAACTTACTTTAGGGAGCAATCTTACATTGGCAGGGGATAGATCAAAGGGTCTAATGTCTTTTGAGAATCACATAAATTAAAGATGAAAGAATGTAAAATGAGCAAGCCTTTAAAAGCAATGATGTTTCTAAAGGTAAGaaggctcttccccccccccccccctccttgtaTTTTAGCCTCATTTCCTGCCACTAGAGGGCTTTACACATCAATTTTGTAAGAGGGTGATTCTAGGTATAGTACAGGAATACACTTGAAAACTAGGCTGTTAGCTTTTTAACTTGGATAAACATTTGGTAGCTTTGAAGTATTTTTTGTGCAGTAGAACTAGCTGCTCTAATAATATAAGGTGTCAAAAATTGCTTCTCAATCATTTTTGTGAGAGAGTTGACCACTTCATACATataaataggtatatctccatatattatctcatagagctggaaggaaccctgaaaagtcatcgagtcctgccccctgccttcactagcaggaccacatactgattttgccccagagccctaagtggccccctcaaggattgaactcacaaccctgggtttagcaggccaatgctcaaaccactgcgcTATCCCTCCACTTATGTGAGTAGCTGAAGTTACCCCTTGTTAGATTTAGATGTATTTCTGTTCTCCCTCAATGCTGCCTGctcaacatttatttttgtgGTCTGGAGAACCATTGTAATTTAATTAGGTGCTATAAGGTTAAGCAAgagcagcaaaaagaacaaaagagCAGGGTATGAGAAAAGAGAGTAGAAAGGTGGATCGGAACAGATGGATGACTGCTGACGTGTTTTTAATACTGATTTTGAATAATCAAATTAACCTGTAAGACTTTGGTTTTTCCATTGTACCTCTGTGTTTTACCTAAACCTAAATATTTGTAGTCGAAGTGCAGTGTATCTCTGAGTACACGTTGTATATAGTTGTAATCTATCAACCATGATACAATTAAAAAGTTAGGCCACATAAAGCGAGGAAGCCATATTTAACCCTTAATATCTAAAATTATTACATTGGACCACTTATTGCAATTATGTTTATAATTTATAAGATTTAGAACtagcctttatttatttatttcagtgttgAGAGATTTATTCCACCACACTTAGAGCACAGTACACATCACTAATGTAATCTATTTTTTATGTTTTATAAAAAGGTAAGTACCACACACATCAGTTAAGCCCTCCAACAAATTACTGTTAGCCTGCAAATTCTTCAGTCAAATTCCTGAAAGTGTTACTTTATTTCCTCCCAGTGAAGGAGACCTAGGCAACGGAACATCAAGACCTGTTCTTTAGGCATTTAATTCTACATCTTATCTttatcacttaaatctctctctctcaatctcttaagattattttaaataattatttttattttcattaacaGAAATAGGGTATTCTCTCCCTTAACATCATGTTTGAAGTTGTCAAGTTGAAGAGTTGTTGCATCTCTCTAGTAAAGCCTCAACCTCAATTTGTATTCCTAGGCTGGTGCACATTAGTTGTTAGTACACTCTGACAGGATTTAGAACCTCCTAGAAATATTTCGGTTCAGTCAAAATAGATGAGGTGATGACTGTTCTAGCTTATGATTTTATGTGCACTGAATAATCTTGTTTGGCTCTTCTTTCCAGTGCGACTCCAAGAATAATTTCTAAAGTGAAAAAGGACCTTGAAGCTGAGAACAAAAGGCCTCTTCCTTCAATAACGCTAAACAATTTGGAACCAGTCACTAATATCCAGATCTGGTTAGCAGATGGGGAAAGGATAGTACAAAAGTTTAATGTTTCTCATAGGTAAGATTATCTTATCACTATCCCATTAACTCTTTTTTTACACTAATATGTCTAGAAATTCTGtaagtatttatatggcccctCATCATCTGAGTTCCTCTCATACACACAAATAAAAATGACCTTTTTTTGTCCTTTCAAGCCTGTAGGAGAAACCAATCAAATTCTGTGTGTACCCTGTGTGCAgcagaaagaaaagcaaaatgtAACTGCCAATGAATGTAACAGACTGCCAAGTTAATTGATCAAGATCTGCGTAATACCGATTTATCAAGGCATAACTGTTGGATTTTTGTCATTTTCCTGGGAGTTAAGTGTTTTTGAGGTGTCTATAATTCCTTGATGCGGGTCTGTTATAGGGGATCTTTTAGCGGCAGtacagatttttattttgtttaaggtttttccttttttgtacagctcatttatttttaacatcatTTGGCTTCAAAAAGACAAGTGTCTTCCAGGAAGTTCCTCCAAAGAATTTGAATGAGAAACTGTCTAATAAAAGCAGTTGAGTGCTCATGGCTGGTATTAAACACTAGTGGCAAGTGAGGACGGGGTGGACAGCATGACAGACATGAGGGCTTGAAAAATCCACTTGCCTGGGTCAAGTAGAAAGCACTCCTTGGTAAATGCTATCAGTGTCTAAGTGCCTAAGCTTTCACtccttaaaattaaataaattttctagcccttatggttacAGAAAGAACCTTCTAGTTATGAATTTATTCTAACCCAGTGTCTGCAGACTGACGAAGAGGATTCAGATCTGCTGCTGCTCATAGCTTTCCTAAGCTTCAGCAGAGGTGAAAAGGATCAGAATCTCATCAACTTTCATTGCTGCTATTGAGAACCCTGTGGGCAGCAATGATCTGGGCAGATTCAGATTGATGGTGCTGCTGAGGCAATCTGCTGGTGAGGAGGGCCCAAAAACTGAGGCTGGAGGGGAGAGGTAGCGTAGCAGAAATACACACCCCACAAAGCAGCCAGGAAACTGAGGGAGAAGAACTAGTGGAAACTCCATCCACCCTTGCATCAGATGAGAGATAATGTTTCTCGTCCCTCTCAGCAGTCAAAGGGAGTTATGGGAGGTGATCCAGATTTTCAGAGACACACCTGAGCAGGGTCCAAGGTCAGAAGGGTGGTGGAATCCCAGCATCCTGCAGGGGGAAGAGAACTCATCTAGGTGTCTGTCCTGACAGTGTGGGTGGAACACTTCAAACCAGTCTGTGGCTAATAGGTCTACTGGGTGTCTAGTAAAACTTTCAAGCCCTGCAAGTGGCTGTGATAAGGCAGTAGTTCAGTGTACACGTTCTTGAGGGGAAAGTAGGATCAACTACTAAAGGAGATCGGTTTGAAGAACTACAACCTTCAGCGACCTTTTCCTATAGTCTACTATGCTGATAGCACAACTGTAATATATAGAATGAATATCTTGTGCTATATGTCTCTCTGAAGCAAGTAAAGTGACGATAAAGCTTAACTTCGACATCTGTTCAGGTTGTATTGCTCTCTAGTACACTGTATATTGGTTTATACCCAGTCAGGATGGCAGACTAAGGAAGACTTAGCAGTTACAGGCTGactctgaattcaacaagatactAGAAGTCTGAGAGGATCCATTTGTTAGTATTCATTGTCTCTAAAGATCTCTAAACTCGTACAATCCAAATAGATCCATTACTATAGTGGATCGTTGTTATTAATGAAGGGTGCGTTTGCATTTTGATTATTAAACCCATTATTGGAGGGTTCAATATTTTTCCTATTTCAAAATGAATAGATTAAAATTCCTAATACAAGTTTTCATCCTAGTGCAAATAGATTAATCTTAAAAGTTCTTCAGACCAGTCTTATCTGACAAATAAGAACAGCCCCTTTCACATAACCATATTGtcagaaaacatttaaaacagtTATTCTATCATAACTTGTATGTGTGCTAGTGCACCAGTGAGCTTCTGTGGTCTGTTGTGCATACACGTGCACTGTAGTTAAAAATAACTTATAGAAATGTTAAGGCAAATTCAAGAGACTTGACTTTATGGTACTGTGATATCCTTAAGCATTATTATCATAAACATGTTTTTTCATTGGCGGTCCAGAGAGAGGCTAAAAGCTCTCTCTAGTATATGTACTGCTGTGCTTGGGCTAAGGGTTGAGATAAGGGAAAAACCAGTATGTGCTTCTGATCTTAAATAGTTCAAGTGTAAATTTCACAACTTCCATATCCAACATTAATATAGTGCTGGTGAAGGGTCCCAGGTGACATGCCTGAAGTCACAGAGCAGGTAGAATTTCAGGGTATTTTATGTGCAGAATTAAAGAGAAACCAGAATGAAGGCACTAAAGAATTTGTAGTGTTCAGCTAGCATGCCAGTTACTGGGTCATAGTGAGTGCTGTGGGAATGTGTTGTGTAGATTACCTATAGGGGTTTATTGCAACTCATGGCTGAAAAAGAGAGTATGTATAGTATATAAAAATTAGTTCCACTAGCTGTGCAAGAATCATACTTTGGAAACTGTCACAGAGCCTGCATATGTGCTGCATTGTGTGCATGACTTGTGCTCAACCCCACACCTCTTGAAACAATTGACTCAAATGCTTAGAAGGATTGTAacttgctgggtttttttctttactttttcagAATAAGCCATGTCAGAGACTTCATAACAAAATATCAAGGATcgcagggaagtgttcctttctGCCTGACCACATCTCTTCCTTTCCTAGAGCTGCTGGATGAGACTCTCACTCTGGAGGAAGCTAATTTGCAAAATGCTGTTATAGTTCAGAGACTTCAGAAAACAACTGAGCCTTTCAGAAGTTTTTCATAGTCTTTGGTTTTAGAAGTACCTTGATTATGACAGTAGAACTGCTGCTGCAAGTAATGGCCAAAAAACCATAAAGACTTACCCGAACAAATTAGCGTTCAACTCACCAAAAGTCTACATATAAGTTGAACTAAACtagacaaaaccaaaaaaaccctgaacAGCAATATCTGGATGCACTGTATCATCTCCACAAAGCTGCACTCTTCTTAAAGAGCAAAATGTGTGTTTTGTGCTGTAGTTTGAGGTATTTTCTAAGCGTTTCAGTATTTGGAGAATGGCAGTAATGAAGCAGAGGTAACCTAGTAAGACA encodes the following:
- the UBXN2A gene encoding UBX domain-containing protein 2A translates to MKDVDKIETLKEEWVCKQGTDDQIPSGTEQSCEFFVDNLFEEAQKVGAICMPPSKVKNEADIIIKLWKNGFTVNDGELRSYKDVANQQFLDSIKKGELPFELQKTFDDELDVKVEDKKDEVYVLKKPIFHPFSGQGYRLGSATPRIISKVKKDLEAENKRPLPSITLNNLEPVTNIQIWLADGERIVQKFNVSHRISHVRDFITKYQGSQGSVPFCLTTSLPFLELLDETLTLEEANLQNAVIVQRLQKTTEPFRSFS